In one Streptomyces venezuelae genomic region, the following are encoded:
- a CDS encoding acetate--CoA ligase family protein: MLGSTHGTFTTDPRRAHVVACGELPPNAVHGRAVTADDLDVSGRPLYAGVPDLDRFFRPASVAVVGASDAEGRPNTGITRQLIAWAERVGARLHPVHPTRQSVFGIPCFPSVADLPEQVDLAVLLVGDPLPVIEQLAEEKVRFAVAFASGFAETGEEGAAAQERLTAAVQRSGLRLLGPNTNLNAFEKFREDLEGPAIALITQSGHQGRPVFTLQELGIRLSHWAPTGNEADLETADFISYFAERPEVGAIACYVEGLKDGRAFLLAADRAARRGVPVVAVKVGRTETGARMAASHTGKLTGADTVVDAAMRQFGVIRVDGLDELQDTSALLARARRPKADGVVVYSISGGTGAHFSDLATEAGLSLPTLSADRQAELHQWIPEYLNVANPVDNGGHPVGDWRGRKIIDAILDEPEVGVLICPITGPFPPMSDKLAQDLADAAEQTDKLVCVVWGSPVGTEEAYRTTLLGSSRVATFRTFANCITAVRAYLDHHRFTAHYRSPFDEAPRTPSPSFRKAQALMRPGQQLSEHAAKQLLRAYGIRVPREQLVTSAAAAVRAAGLVGYPVVMKASGAQLAHKTELGLVKIGLTSASQVRDAYRELTDIARYEGVALDGILVCQMIERGVEMVVGVTQDPLFGPTVTVGLGGVLVEVLRDAAVRVPPFGEDQAKAMLSELRGRALLDGVRGAAPADIDALVEVVLRVQRMALELGDDIAELDINPLMVLPRGQGAVALDALAVCQ; encoded by the coding sequence ATGCTTGGATCGACTCACGGCACCTTCACCACCGACCCCCGCCGCGCCCATGTTGTGGCCTGCGGCGAACTCCCTCCCAACGCCGTCCACGGCAGGGCCGTCACGGCGGACGACCTCGACGTCAGCGGCCGGCCGCTGTACGCGGGCGTACCCGACCTCGACCGCTTCTTCCGCCCCGCCTCCGTCGCCGTCGTCGGCGCGTCGGACGCCGAGGGGCGCCCCAACACCGGCATCACCCGGCAGCTCATCGCCTGGGCCGAACGCGTCGGCGCGCGCCTGCACCCCGTGCACCCCACCCGTCAGTCGGTCTTCGGCATCCCCTGCTTCCCTTCCGTCGCCGACCTGCCCGAACAGGTCGACCTGGCCGTCCTGCTGGTCGGCGACCCCCTGCCCGTCATCGAGCAACTCGCCGAGGAGAAGGTACGGTTCGCCGTCGCCTTCGCCTCCGGGTTCGCCGAGACCGGCGAGGAGGGCGCGGCCGCCCAGGAACGGCTCACGGCCGCCGTCCAGCGCTCGGGCCTCAGGCTGCTCGGCCCCAACACCAATCTGAACGCCTTCGAGAAGTTCCGCGAGGACCTCGAAGGACCCGCCATCGCGCTCATCACCCAATCCGGCCACCAGGGCCGCCCCGTCTTCACCCTCCAGGAGCTCGGCATACGCCTCTCCCACTGGGCACCCACCGGCAACGAGGCCGACCTGGAGACCGCCGACTTCATCTCCTACTTCGCCGAGCGCCCCGAGGTCGGCGCCATCGCCTGCTACGTCGAGGGCCTCAAGGACGGCCGCGCCTTCCTGCTCGCCGCCGACCGGGCGGCCCGCCGCGGGGTGCCCGTCGTCGCCGTGAAGGTCGGCCGCACCGAGACCGGCGCCCGCATGGCCGCCTCACACACCGGCAAGCTGACCGGCGCCGACACCGTGGTGGACGCGGCGATGCGGCAGTTCGGCGTGATCCGCGTCGACGGGCTCGACGAGCTCCAGGACACCTCCGCCCTCCTCGCGCGGGCCCGCAGGCCGAAGGCCGACGGCGTCGTCGTGTATTCGATCTCGGGCGGCACGGGCGCGCACTTCTCGGACCTGGCGACCGAGGCCGGCCTGTCCCTGCCCACGCTCTCCGCCGACCGGCAGGCGGAGCTCCACCAGTGGATACCCGAGTACCTGAACGTGGCCAACCCCGTCGACAACGGCGGGCACCCCGTCGGCGACTGGCGCGGGCGGAAGATCATCGACGCGATCCTGGACGAGCCGGAGGTGGGGGTGCTGATCTGCCCGATCACCGGCCCCTTCCCGCCGATGAGCGACAAGCTCGCGCAGGACCTGGCGGACGCGGCGGAGCAGACGGACAAGCTGGTGTGCGTGGTGTGGGGCTCGCCGGTCGGCACCGAGGAGGCCTACCGCACGACGCTCCTCGGCTCCTCGCGCGTCGCGACCTTCCGCACCTTCGCCAACTGCATCACGGCGGTGCGCGCCTATCTGGACCACCACCGCTTCACCGCTCACTACCGCTCGCCGTTCGACGAGGCGCCGCGCACCCCTTCCCCGTCCTTCCGCAAGGCCCAGGCCCTGATGCGGCCGGGCCAGCAGCTCAGCGAGCACGCGGCGAAGCAGCTGCTGCGTGCGTACGGGATCAGGGTGCCGCGCGAGCAGCTGGTGACCAGCGCGGCGGCGGCCGTCAGGGCGGCCGGGCTCGTCGGCTACCCGGTCGTCATGAAGGCCTCGGGGGCGCAGCTCGCGCACAAGACCGAGCTGGGCCTGGTGAAGATCGGCCTGACCTCGGCGAGCCAGGTGCGGGACGCCTACCGGGAACTCACGGACATCGCCCGCTACGAAGGCGTCGCGCTCGACGGCATTCTGGTCTGCCAGATGATCGAGCGGGGCGTCGAGATGGTCGTCGGCGTCACGCAGGACCCGCTGTTCGGGCCGACGGTGACGGTGGGGCTCGGCGGCGTACTCGTCGAGGTGCTGCGGGACGCGGCCGTGCGGGTGCCGCCCTTCGGGGAGGACCAGGCGAAGGCGATGCTGTCGGAGCTGCGCGGCCGGGCGCTGCTCGACGGGGTCAGGGGCGCGGCGCCCGCCGACATCGACGCGCTCGTCGAAGTCGTGCTGCGGGTGCAGCGGATGGCGCTTGAACTCGGGGACGACATCGCGGAGTTGGACATCAATCCGCTGATGGTGCTGCCGCGGGGGCAGGGGGCCGTCGCACTCGACGCGCTCGCCGTCTGCCAGTAG
- a CDS encoding GNAT family N-acetyltransferase yields the protein MPKPPLTPPDPSRAAWWPTTDLDGFLVRAGEFLHSAPALNTVLLSVTETLRERGLQAYGEGAPLFGTYADADGTVRGAFLWTPPHRVSVSAVGPEAADSLALLLADFGPDLPGVAAERATAEAFARSWRQHTGASAALGMRQRLYRLDTLTPPEPAPPGRDRVATEADRDLLARWYEEFCEALGERPGMAPHAWADSRIVYGGATVWETPDGTPVAMAGATRRVAGQVRVAPVYTPADLRGRGYGGAATVAVTRAALDAGAVEVLLFTDLANPTSNRLYQRLGYRPVGDFAQWDFTRRDFTATATP from the coding sequence GTGCCCAAGCCTCCCCTGACACCCCCGGACCCGTCGCGTGCCGCCTGGTGGCCGACCACCGACCTCGACGGGTTCCTCGTCCGCGCCGGGGAGTTCCTGCACTCCGCGCCCGCCCTGAACACCGTGCTGCTCAGCGTCACGGAGACGCTGCGGGAGCGGGGGCTCCAGGCGTACGGGGAGGGGGCGCCCCTCTTCGGTACGTACGCCGATGCCGACGGCACCGTCCGCGGCGCCTTCTTGTGGACCCCTCCGCACCGAGTGTCCGTCAGCGCTGTCGGCCCCGAGGCCGCCGACTCCCTCGCCCTGCTCCTCGCCGACTTCGGCCCGGACCTGCCCGGCGTCGCCGCCGAGCGGGCCACGGCGGAAGCGTTCGCCCGGTCCTGGCGGCAGCACACCGGGGCCTCGGCCGCCCTCGGCATGCGCCAGCGCCTGTACCGGCTCGACACCCTCACCCCGCCCGAACCCGCCCCGCCCGGTCGCGACCGCGTGGCCACGGAGGCGGACCGCGACCTGCTGGCGCGCTGGTACGAGGAGTTCTGCGAGGCGCTCGGCGAACGCCCCGGCATGGCGCCGCACGCGTGGGCAGACTCCCGCATCGTCTACGGAGGCGCCACCGTCTGGGAAACCCCCGACGGCACACCGGTCGCCATGGCCGGCGCCACGCGGCGCGTCGCGGGCCAGGTCCGCGTCGCCCCCGTCTACACCCCCGCCGACCTCCGGGGCCGCGGCTACGGCGGCGCCGCCACCGTCGCGGTCACCCGGGCCGCCCTCGACGCGGGCGCGGTGGAGGTCCTGCTCTTCACGGACCTGGCCAACCCGACGAGCAACCGCCTCTACCAGCGCCTCGGCTACCGGCCGGTCGGGGACTTCGCCCAGTGGGACTTCACCCGGCGGGACTTCACGGCCACAGCAACTCCCTGA
- a CDS encoding enoyl-CoA hydratase/isomerase family protein, with protein MTASPAPETEPNTHAPGRAPDPDPAVDPLTTLIRHTTDNGVSWITLNRPEAMNALTWEQRERVIALLGEASADPDVRAVVITAVGKGFCAGADLRGAPATAGQERVAGDVARTIKRGAQRLVSAVLDCEKPVIAAVNGTAAGIGAHLAFACDLVIAAEHARFIEVFVRRGLVPDGGGAYLLPRLIGPQRAKELMFFGDAVPAADAERMGLVNRVVPVEELEKAAREWAERLAVGPTRAIALTKQLVNASLEADRATAFAAEAAAQEINMTTADAREGVASFVERRTPTYRGH; from the coding sequence ATGACCGCCTCCCCCGCCCCCGAAACCGAACCGAACACCCACGCACCCGGCCGTGCCCCCGACCCCGACCCCGCCGTCGACCCCCTCACCACATTGATACGGCACACCACTGACAACGGGGTCTCGTGGATCACGCTCAACCGTCCCGAAGCCATGAACGCCCTCACCTGGGAGCAGCGCGAACGCGTCATCGCGCTGCTCGGCGAAGCCTCCGCCGACCCCGACGTCCGGGCCGTCGTGATCACCGCTGTCGGCAAGGGCTTCTGCGCGGGCGCGGACCTGCGCGGCGCCCCCGCCACGGCCGGGCAGGAGCGCGTGGCGGGTGATGTCGCGCGCACCATCAAGCGGGGCGCCCAGCGGCTCGTATCGGCGGTCCTCGACTGCGAGAAGCCGGTGATCGCCGCGGTGAACGGCACCGCGGCGGGCATCGGCGCCCACCTCGCGTTCGCCTGCGACCTCGTCATCGCCGCCGAACACGCCAGGTTCATCGAGGTGTTCGTACGCCGCGGGCTCGTGCCGGACGGCGGCGGCGCGTATCTGCTGCCGCGGCTCATCGGCCCGCAGCGGGCCAAGGAGCTGATGTTCTTCGGCGACGCGGTGCCGGCCGCCGACGCGGAGAGGATGGGGCTCGTCAACCGCGTTGTACCGGTGGAGGAGTTGGAGAAAGCGGCACGGGAGTGGGCGGAACGCCTCGCGGTCGGCCCGACCCGCGCCATCGCCCTGACGAAACAGCTGGTCAACGCGTCCCTGGAGGCGGACCGCGCGACGGCCTTCGCGGCCGAGGCCGCGGCGCAGGAGATCAACATGACGACGGCGGACGCGAGGGAGGGCGTGGCGAGCTTCGTCGAACGCCGCACACCCACGTACCGAGGCCACTGA
- a CDS encoding acyl-CoA dehydrogenase family protein has product MDAAFSAEQGEIRRTLREVISKRCGPDEVKAAVRTPDGHDTALWTALAEQLGLPGLALPEACGGVGCTAAELALGVEELGRALAPTPLLATAVLAAPLILALGTAGQRAAHLPRIAAGELTAALAVPGAGLATALGLTGDNRGDWAGGGRAGGVQARTADGTWRLYGQAEQVIDGHSAGLLVVAAHAGGFARSRTLLFLVREGAPGMVRARQTSLDETRTQARVELRDVEAELLGSDDADVPAALAAVGDVAATVVAAEAVGAAERALERTVEYVRQREQFGRAIGSFQAVKHRLADVYVQVQAARSAAYYAAWAAGAEAAGFGGQGAERAGGLALAQGLDALRTAASEAVQLHGGIGFTWEHEAHLYFKRASGDDLLFGPVHRLRARAAERAGLFGPAETGASGESCASGASGEPAEATEAAAVEEVV; this is encoded by the coding sequence ATGGATGCCGCCTTCAGCGCGGAGCAGGGCGAGATCCGCCGCACCCTTCGCGAAGTGATCTCCAAGCGGTGCGGGCCCGACGAGGTCAAAGCGGCCGTGCGCACGCCGGACGGCCACGACACCGCCCTGTGGACCGCCCTCGCCGAACAGCTCGGGCTGCCCGGCCTCGCGCTGCCCGAGGCGTGCGGCGGCGTGGGCTGCACGGCCGCGGAGCTCGCCCTCGGCGTCGAGGAACTGGGGCGCGCCCTCGCGCCGACCCCGCTCCTCGCCACCGCCGTACTCGCCGCCCCGCTCATCCTCGCCCTCGGCACCGCCGGGCAGCGCGCCGCCCACCTGCCCCGCATCGCCGCCGGAGAGCTGACCGCCGCCCTCGCCGTCCCCGGCGCCGGCCTCGCCACGGCCCTCGGGCTCACCGGCGACAATCGCGGCGACTGGGCGGGCGGCGGCCGCGCGGGCGGTGTGCAGGCGCGGACCGCCGACGGAACGTGGCGGTTGTACGGGCAGGCCGAGCAGGTCATCGACGGGCACAGCGCGGGGCTGCTCGTGGTCGCCGCGCACGCGGGCGGCTTCGCCCGCTCCCGTACGCTCCTCTTCCTCGTGCGCGAGGGGGCGCCCGGCATGGTGCGGGCCCGGCAGACCTCCCTCGACGAGACCCGCACGCAGGCCCGCGTCGAACTGCGCGACGTGGAGGCCGAGTTGCTGGGGAGCGATGACGCCGACGTGCCCGCCGCGCTCGCCGCCGTCGGGGACGTCGCGGCCACCGTCGTCGCCGCCGAGGCCGTCGGGGCGGCCGAGCGCGCTCTGGAGCGCACCGTCGAGTACGTGCGGCAGCGCGAGCAGTTCGGGCGCGCGATCGGGTCCTTCCAGGCGGTCAAGCACCGGCTCGCCGACGTGTACGTGCAGGTGCAGGCGGCGCGGTCCGCCGCCTACTACGCGGCGTGGGCCGCGGGCGCCGAGGCCGCCGGGTTCGGCGGCCAGGGCGCCGAGCGGGCCGGCGGGCTCGCGCTCGCGCAGGGGCTCGACGCGCTGCGGACCGCCGCGTCCGAAGCGGTGCAGCTGCACGGCGGCATCGGGTTCACCTGGGAGCACGAGGCGCACCTGTACTTCAAGCGGGCGTCCGGCGACGACCTCCTCTTCGGTCCTGTGCACCGGCTGCGGGCGCGGGCGGCGGAGCGGGCCGGGCTTTTCGGGCCCGCCGAGACCGGTGCGTCCGGTGAGTCCTGTGCGTCCGGTGCGTCCGGTGAGCCTGCCGAGGCCACCGAGGCCGCCGCGGTCGAGGAGGTCGTCTGA
- a CDS encoding flavin reductase family protein: protein MGHAGMAATAVRYLRSVGARTTTAPVDALPRPQLRAVGDDERAPLDRSEFRRVLGNFATGVTVITSPSDEDGGPAGFACQSFASLSLDPPLVSFMVARTSTTWPRIARAGVFCVNILGADQGDLCRGFAVSGADKFAGVAYDAAPVSGSPRLAGAPAWVDCTVQAVHAGGDHLIVIGRVDALGATEDDADPLLFHRGTFGRFTR, encoded by the coding sequence ATGGGACACGCAGGAATGGCGGCCACCGCTGTTCGATACCTCAGGTCGGTCGGGGCCCGCACCACGACGGCGCCCGTCGACGCCCTACCGCGCCCTCAGCTGCGCGCGGTCGGCGACGACGAGCGGGCGCCGCTCGACAGAAGCGAGTTCCGGCGCGTGCTCGGCAACTTCGCGACGGGCGTCACCGTGATCACGTCCCCGTCCGACGAGGACGGCGGACCCGCGGGCTTCGCCTGCCAGTCCTTCGCCTCGCTCTCCCTGGACCCGCCCCTGGTCTCGTTCATGGTGGCGCGTACGTCGACGACGTGGCCGCGCATCGCGCGCGCCGGTGTCTTCTGCGTCAACATCCTGGGCGCCGACCAGGGCGACCTGTGCCGGGGCTTCGCGGTGAGCGGCGCGGACAAGTTCGCCGGAGTGGCGTACGACGCGGCGCCGGTGTCCGGATCGCCGCGCCTCGCCGGGGCGCCCGCCTGGGTCGACTGCACGGTCCAGGCCGTGCACGCCGGAGGCGACCACCTCATCGTCATCGGCCGCGTGGACGCCCTCGGCGCGACCGAGGACGACGCCGACCCGCTCCTGTTCCACCGGGGAACGTTCGGCCGCTTCACCCGCTGA
- a CDS encoding thiolase C-terminal domain-containing protein: MSSATRSGSTRKVAVVGVALSDCGRVDEATPYALHAQAARRALADSGLARDVIDGIASAGLGTLAPVEVAEYLGLRPRWVDSTSVGGATWEVMAAHAADAIAAGHANAVLLVYGSTARADIKARRRTSNLSFGARGPLQFEVPYGHSLIAKYAMAARRHMHEYGTTLEQLASVAVQARTNAATNPDAMFRDPITVDEVLDGPMIADPFTKLHCCIRSDGGCAVLLVAEDYVADCASEPVWVLGAGEHVSHTTMSEWDDFTVSPAAVSGRLAFERAGVTPGEIDVAEIYDAFTYMTLVTLEDLGFCEKGEGGPFVEKGRLLRDGGLPTNTDGGGLSAQHPGMRGLFLLVEAVRQLRGQAGAGQVRRADGTLPELAVASGTGGWFCSSGTVVLGR; encoded by the coding sequence ATGTCATCTGCCACCCGCTCCGGCTCCACCCGCAAGGTCGCCGTCGTCGGTGTCGCCCTCTCGGACTGCGGGCGGGTCGACGAGGCCACGCCGTACGCACTGCACGCCCAGGCGGCCCGTCGCGCGCTCGCCGACTCCGGCCTCGCCCGCGACGTCATCGACGGCATCGCGTCGGCGGGTCTCGGCACGCTGGCCCCGGTGGAGGTCGCCGAGTACCTCGGCCTGCGTCCCCGCTGGGTGGACTCGACCTCGGTGGGCGGCGCCACCTGGGAGGTCATGGCGGCGCACGCGGCGGACGCGATAGCGGCGGGCCACGCGAACGCCGTGCTCCTCGTCTACGGCTCGACGGCACGCGCCGACATCAAGGCGCGGCGCCGCACCTCGAACCTCTCCTTCGGCGCGCGCGGCCCGCTCCAGTTCGAGGTCCCGTACGGGCACTCCCTGATCGCCAAGTACGCGATGGCCGCGCGCCGCCACATGCACGAGTACGGCACGACGCTCGAACAGCTCGCCTCCGTCGCCGTCCAGGCACGGACGAACGCGGCGACCAACCCGGACGCGATGTTCCGCGACCCGATCACGGTCGACGAGGTCCTGGACGGCCCGATGATCGCCGACCCCTTCACGAAGCTGCACTGCTGCATACGTTCCGACGGCGGGTGCGCGGTGCTGCTCGTCGCGGAGGATTACGTGGCGGACTGCGCGTCCGAGCCGGTCTGGGTGCTCGGCGCGGGCGAGCACGTCTCGCACACGACGATGTCCGAGTGGGACGACTTCACGGTCTCCCCCGCGGCGGTCAGCGGCCGCCTCGCCTTCGAGCGGGCCGGGGTCACGCCGGGCGAGATCGATGTGGCCGAGATCTACGACGCCTTCACGTACATGACCCTGGTGACGCTGGAAGACCTCGGCTTCTGCGAGAAGGGCGAGGGGGGTCCCTTCGTGGAGAAGGGCCGCCTGCTCCGGGACGGCGGCCTGCCGACGAACACGGACGGCGGCGGCCTCTCGGCACAGCACCCCGGCATGCGGGGCCTGTTCCTCCTGGTGGAGGCGGTACGACAGCTCAGGGGGCAGGCGGGAGCGGGCCAGGTCCGCCGAGCTGACGGAACCCTGCCGGAACTGGCGGTGGCGTCGGGGACGGGCGGCTGGTTCTGCTCGTCAGGGACGGTCGTACTCGGGCGCTGA
- a CDS encoding flavin-containing monooxygenase, producing MADSTPPLTLAHDRPVYVIGGGPGGLATAAALRARGVRAVVLEKADHVGASWRGHYDRLHLHTTRRLSALPGLSIPRAFGRWVSRDDVVRYLEKYAEHHQLDVVTGVEVTGLERTDDGTGWLLRATGGRELTGSAVVVATGYNHTPHLPDWPGRDTYTGELLHASDYRNPRPYTGKDVLVVGVGNTGAEIAVDLAEGGAARVRLAVRTAPHIVRRSTLGWPAQRTGILCRRLPAALVDRLARPIARVGVPDLTARGLPRPDTGLYSRAKQGAIPVQDVGLIDAVRKGRVEPVAAVESFEDGKVALADGTRIAPDVVIAATGYRRALEGLVGDLGLLDPRGRPTHHGRRTPKHSPGLYFTGFTNPISGMLRELARDAEKIAKAIAR from the coding sequence ATGGCCGACTCGACCCCTCCGCTTACGCTCGCGCACGACCGCCCCGTGTACGTCATCGGCGGCGGCCCCGGCGGTCTCGCCACCGCGGCGGCCCTGCGCGCACGCGGTGTCCGCGCGGTCGTCCTGGAGAAGGCCGACCACGTCGGCGCCTCCTGGCGCGGCCACTACGACCGCCTCCACCTGCACACCACACGCCGCCTCTCCGCCCTGCCCGGGCTCTCCATCCCGCGGGCGTTCGGCCGCTGGGTGTCGCGCGACGACGTGGTCCGCTACCTGGAGAAGTACGCCGAGCACCACCAGCTCGACGTCGTCACCGGCGTCGAGGTGACCGGCCTGGAACGCACCGACGACGGCACCGGCTGGCTGCTGCGCGCCACCGGCGGACGGGAGCTCACGGGCAGCGCGGTGGTCGTCGCCACCGGCTACAACCACACGCCCCACCTCCCGGACTGGCCCGGCCGCGACACCTACACCGGCGAGCTCCTGCACGCCTCCGACTACCGCAACCCCCGCCCGTACACCGGCAAGGACGTCCTGGTCGTCGGCGTCGGCAACACCGGCGCCGAGATCGCCGTCGACCTCGCCGAGGGCGGCGCCGCCCGGGTCCGCCTCGCGGTGCGCACCGCCCCGCACATCGTGCGCCGCTCCACGCTGGGCTGGCCCGCCCAGCGCACCGGCATCCTGTGCCGCAGGCTGCCGGCCGCCCTGGTGGACCGCCTCGCGCGGCCCATCGCACGCGTCGGCGTACCCGACCTCACGGCACGCGGGCTGCCCCGACCCGACACCGGCCTGTACTCCCGCGCCAAGCAGGGCGCGATCCCGGTGCAGGACGTCGGCCTGATCGACGCCGTGCGCAAGGGGCGGGTCGAGCCGGTCGCGGCCGTCGAGTCGTTCGAGGACGGCAAGGTCGCCCTGGCCGACGGCACGAGGATCGCCCCCGACGTCGTCATCGCGGCGACCGGCTACCGGCGCGCCCTCGAAGGGCTCGTCGGCGACCTCGGCCTCCTCGACCCCCGCGGCCGCCCGACGCACCACGGCCGCCGCACCCCGAAGCACTCCCCCGGCCTGTACTTCACCGGCTTCACCAACCCCATCAGCGGCATGCTCCGCGAACTCGCGCGAGACGCCGAAAAGATAGCCAAGGCGATAGCCCGCTAG
- a CDS encoding DUF397 domain-containing protein, which produces MNAELAWFKSSYSSNEGGTCIEVAYTWRKSSYSDNEGGACVEVATCPHAIHIRDSKTAHEGGPTFTVTPTAWETFLRSAPEYDRP; this is translated from the coding sequence ATGAACGCCGAGCTGGCGTGGTTCAAGAGCAGCTACAGCAGTAACGAAGGCGGCACGTGCATCGAAGTCGCCTACACCTGGCGCAAGTCGAGTTACAGCGACAACGAAGGCGGCGCGTGCGTAGAGGTAGCCACCTGCCCCCACGCCATCCACATCCGCGACTCCAAGACCGCCCACGAGGGCGGCCCCACCTTCACGGTCACGCCGACCGCGTGGGAGACCTTCCTGCGCTCAGCGCCCGAGTACGACCGTCCCTGA
- a CDS encoding Zn-ribbon domain-containing OB-fold protein yields MSTQRSSTEQPSTRVEPRFDLPEVDAFTRPYWDAAAEGRLLVRRCGACGAAHHYPREFCPRCWSEDVSWEEASGSATLYTWSVVHRNDLPPFGSRVPYVAAVVDLAEGPRMMTEVVECEEGALRIGMPLCVTFRNAVEAAEGVEGVAVPVFRPCAL; encoded by the coding sequence ATGAGTACGCAAAGGTCGAGCACGGAGCAGCCGAGTACGCGCGTCGAGCCGCGCTTCGACCTTCCCGAGGTCGACGCCTTCACCCGGCCCTACTGGGACGCGGCCGCCGAGGGGCGGTTGCTGGTGCGCCGCTGCGGGGCGTGCGGGGCCGCCCACCACTACCCGCGCGAGTTCTGCCCGCGCTGCTGGAGCGAGGACGTCTCCTGGGAGGAGGCGAGCGGCAGCGCCACGCTCTACACGTGGTCGGTCGTCCACCGCAACGACCTCCCGCCGTTCGGCAGTCGCGTCCCCTACGTCGCCGCCGTCGTCGACCTCGCCGAGGGGCCCCGGATGATGACGGAGGTCGTCGAGTGTGAGGAGGGGGCGTTGCGGATCGGGATGCCGCTGTGCGTGACCTTCCGGAACGCGGTGGAGGCGGCGGAGGGAGTGGAGGGGGTGGCGGTCCCCGTGTTCCGGCCGTGCGCCCTTTGA
- a CDS encoding helix-turn-helix transcriptional regulator: MGEKATTERTDTAVPSPARRLVGGLLRNFRERSGMSRKDVAGRLLVSESLAGAYERAERIPTSNYLDDADSVLDARGALKSCIPLMEEEKYPPTFVGWVRLEKSAASVSAYETMVFPGLLQTEDYIRALYEERVPQLTGDRIEKDVMGRLERQALLTRTPPAMIGYVIEESVLKRPVGGREVLRLQLLHVLECVRAMHHLKVQIMPTNTREHAGLHGTTNLLSTAEGRNFAYDDGQISGRLISNPLEVNQLIDRFGALRAQALTPRASAELIERMVGQL, from the coding sequence ATGGGTGAGAAGGCGACGACCGAGCGGACGGACACGGCCGTGCCGTCCCCGGCGAGGCGGCTGGTCGGAGGCCTGCTGAGGAACTTCCGGGAGCGGTCGGGGATGTCCCGCAAGGATGTCGCCGGGCGGCTCCTGGTGTCGGAGTCCCTGGCGGGCGCGTACGAGCGGGCCGAGCGGATTCCGACGTCCAACTACTTGGACGACGCGGACTCGGTGCTGGACGCGCGGGGCGCGCTGAAGTCCTGCATCCCACTGATGGAGGAGGAGAAGTATCCGCCCACGTTTGTGGGGTGGGTGCGGCTGGAGAAGTCGGCGGCGAGCGTCAGCGCGTACGAGACCATGGTCTTCCCGGGCTTGTTGCAGACGGAGGACTACATCCGCGCGCTGTACGAGGAGCGCGTGCCGCAGCTGACTGGGGACCGGATCGAGAAGGACGTGATGGGCCGACTGGAACGGCAGGCGCTGCTGACCCGTACGCCGCCGGCGATGATCGGTTATGTGATCGAGGAGTCTGTCCTCAAGCGTCCTGTCGGCGGTCGAGAGGTGCTGAGGTTGCAGCTGCTTCATGTGCTGGAGTGTGTTCGTGCAATGCACCACCTGAAGGTGCAGATCATGCCGACGAATACGCGTGAACACGCGGGGCTACACGGGACAACCAACCTGCTAAGCACAGCTGAAGGCCGTAACTTCGCCTACGACGACGGTCAGATCAGCGGTAGGTTGATCTCGAATCCACTGGAGGTCAATCAACTCATCGACCGCTTCGGCGCCTTGCGGGCACAGGCACTTACGCCGCGGGCGTCTGCGGAACTGATCGAGAGAATGGTGGGACAGCTATGA
- a CDS encoding pyridoxal 5'-phosphate synthase, with the protein MTSPAPQQETFRTLLRSQKVWDTELPAFDAARDPARAPAEPLPLFHAWFAEAVAAGQPEPHTMQLATVAEDGGPDVRTVMLHDADGHGWHFATHASSVKGRQLAARPEAALHFYWAAQGRQIRVRGAVTIAPHAESLADLHARSTGALAAALVGRQSDVLGSYEELEASSAAAWERARAEPDADAPTWTLYVLDPVEVEFFQGDARRRHVRLRYRRGEEGDGWVRELLWP; encoded by the coding sequence ATGACTTCACCCGCGCCCCAGCAGGAAACCTTCCGTACGCTGCTCCGGTCGCAGAAGGTCTGGGACACCGAGCTCCCCGCCTTCGACGCGGCACGCGACCCCGCACGCGCCCCGGCCGAGCCGCTGCCCCTCTTCCACGCGTGGTTCGCGGAGGCGGTGGCCGCCGGGCAGCCCGAGCCGCACACGATGCAGCTGGCGACGGTCGCCGAGGACGGCGGTCCTGACGTACGGACGGTGATGCTGCACGACGCGGACGGGCATGGCTGGCACTTCGCCACGCACGCGAGCAGCGTGAAGGGCCGCCAGCTCGCGGCCCGCCCGGAGGCCGCCCTGCACTTCTACTGGGCGGCGCAGGGCCGCCAGATCCGGGTCAGGGGCGCGGTCACCATTGCACCGCACGCCGAGAGCCTCGCCGACCTGCACGCCCGGTCGACCGGCGCGCTGGCGGCGGCGCTGGTCGGACGACAGAGCGACGTGCTCGGGTCGTACGAGGAGTTGGAGGCGTCGTCCGCGGCCGCCTGGGAGCGCGCGCGGGCGGAGCCGGACGCGGACGCGCCGACGTGGACGCTGTACGTCCTCGACCCCGTGGAGGTTGAGTTCTTCCAGGGGGACGCGCGCCGCCGCCACGTACGGCTCCGGTACCGGAGGGGCGAGGAAGGCGACGGCTGGGTCAGGGAGTTGCTGTGGCCGTGA